A region of the Pygocentrus nattereri isolate fPygNat1 chromosome 27, fPygNat1.pri, whole genome shotgun sequence genome:
AAAAGCAGAAGAGTAAATCGAACACATTGCAGTGCAGACACTAGAAAAAATGACTCCTTGTTGACTGAGCTCCTCTGAGAAGGAATAAGAAACAAGGTTATCCAGCTATGCATCTTGAGATAAGCTCCCAATACACATTACATCACTTTGAAACCACtaggggaaagagaaaaaaagaaaggaaaaaaaaaaaaaaggaaaaaaaggtcTTTAGCCTCGCATTCGGTCTCAAGAACGAGCATGCATTTCCCAAATGCCCATCCTCCATATTTTCCAGTCTTTCAGTGTTCTGTCCTCACCGATCCATCTTAATCCTCCTCCAGGCTGTATCGCACAGTCAGATTCATCAACAGAGCAGACGGTGCTCCTCATCCTGTGTGGTCCGAGGGCCAATGGGAGCAGCTCCTCATCTCTCTGCCTCCATGGCCAGGCTGGGCTGCTCGGAGGAGGCTTGCTGGGTGACAGCCGCTGGCCAGTTTGGTGTGGCGGCCTGTGAAGGGAGCTGAGCGGCCGTCCACAGGCCCTGCTGCCCGGCAGCAGCCGCAGGGCCCATGGCCCAGTTGACGTAAGAAGGTGGCGAGGTAGCCATGGATGCGATGGGGCTGCTACTGCTGCCAAAACTTTCGGACGCTCGCAGACGGGAGAACATGGCTAGCGCATCTGGGAAGTTGGGAGGAGTCGCTGGGGTGTTAGCAGGAGTGCACATCTGTTGTAAGACATTAAGACATGATATATGGATGTAAAGTGTAACACACAATAATGGATGCACAATCaacttcaccaagttttgaccaAATTCTccttgaattctctttcaacatGATAATAATCATAAGACTCATTCACTAGAGGAAGGAGTCCAAAACACAACGCACttcacaaaatgttcttctgcacgttgcatgtaattacacaattccaccagaggggtctccaaaactaccagaaatataaatataaagaaagtataagcttccattacttagctatattagccttagggctccagtgcagaactatcaaagcaaatgtcaaacaccaaacaaaacacgACTGTAGAGATGCAGAGTGAAACTGGAAACATGGAAGTattggcagatatttgcttaaagGTCTCAGACCTTGGAAAACCGAATTtacttcatgttttttttaaataaagagatTTAAATAGTATGTAAAAATTGCtagtttcaaaacatattgtTCACTCCCTAGTTcccacagtccatatatggaaactaagctgcaaaaacaggctATTTGgaatgaactgtttttatgaTGCATAGATCTGCCTCTTCAGCaacagttcagctccacccattcatactTAAGTTATAAGGACTGTTTCAGACTGCTTTTTGTATGATGCGCAATAAAgggtaaccaatcagctcagtTTAATTTACATATGAGTCTTCAAGGTACAGTAACAGCATGTTTCAGTGTacttgtgtgttaaaatgtcttaattttaataataatactccATTTGCATTTGTTCTTAAAATACATATTACATTTCTCTGCACTGCTCAtccaatttctacatttcatatatattcatatatatatatatatatatatatataaaattttatttatttatttatttttttggccaaCTCATGTTTCTTGTGATGTATGCTTTTGCTATGGTTATTTAAGACGTGTGTTTCATTTGGAATCAGtgcaaagaagaaataaagACTTCCACAGATGTTGGGGGGGGGGCTATGTAGCAAGGACTGGAAGCCACAGCTAGctgcaaacacatacatacacatatataaatatgtgaCGCTTAGGATTACATTGTCAGTTTAAAAAGTAACTGCCTTGATTATAACATGACAGACCACGTAATGACTCTTAACTCTGTAAAAGTGCCTCTGTATGCCTGGCTCAAGCTTGCACCCACTGCTCTACTCGAGACTAGACTCTCTGCCTTCCGGTCACAAGTCACAGGAATCATTCTTTTAGCAGAGTTCCACTGGCCACTGTGGTCAGAGGGCTTCTGCTTGCTTCCCATGCTGGGTCATCTGAGGCATGTCCGGGAAACCCTGAACAGTTATAGCACAGCACCATCCCCCAAAAATTCTCATGACTTCCTtgcataaacacctcagccCACTCAGTCCAATCAACCACAAAAATGATTTCATTGTATTGAGACGAGGGTGGAGCCTTGAGCTGAGTACAACGAAGTAGCAGTGGAAAATACTGATAAAATTCACTATCACAATATTTTTCCAATTATTTCACCATAGCAGATGATATGTGAATAAGTTTACATTAAGCCAGAATACTGCTACTCTACTCTAAAAGAATGTCTTACAAACCTGACATAGCTCTTTTTAATTGGACTGTTTTCCTCTCTTAAAATCACACCAAAGGGAACTGTATTGTAAACATTAACCACACATAACTGACTTACAGACATGAGACTAAGTACTTGCCTAATGGTGAATTCCACCTTTtttattctgcataattaaatgcttaAGCTGTGGGCAAAgacattcagactggtttgatgcTAaagccattctagagaaacttgctgagtcagaattgttctgtggtgatgggaaccagatgccCAATGCATTTAgtacctctaaaagctacctcacagaaagctgttataTGAAATGGTAACAAATACACTGCATGATGTCGCAGACATTGTGAAATGATGCTTGTTACAGTTGTGAGATGTTCTGGCctactttttattgtatttatgtatttattttaaattcccccatttaaaaaaaaaatgtccccACTGGAGAGGTACACGCAGCGCATTacaaggcaaaatagcccccaaagaaaacctcttctctttttggatttaccactattctcagaaaaactcagaagacatgtagcgGCACTGGTTCTTTTGGGTAGAAAATATGATGGGATATACTGTATTTAATAACACCTGGTTTCTATCCCTGCCCTTGTGAAGAAATCCgagttggcaagtttctctaaaactaTTTGACATTAAAGCACTCTCAGTCCAAGACTTCGCCTACCTCTCAACtcctgaattatgtagaaaatttGAACCATCACCTCAAGTCCCCTTTAATTTGCATGAATTTTATATGGGTTCAAAACGAGGACATACAGTTAACGCAGTTAACACTCAAATCAGgcataaaatgcaagaaaaaaaaatgtttccaaTTGGCGAAgagggtccaaagcacaacccacattacAAGAAGTTCTTCTGCACAatgcatgtaattacatatgtccaccagagaggtctccaaagcCCCACATTTTACATAGCGTAGCTTCAAAAACAATTACTGGCGTCAGACTGAAGCGAcgatttgactgttttttttttttcaaacctatattttgatttgattaggaGTCACAAAAAGagcttatatataatataatatatacacacacacacaagatatTGGCCCAAAATTCCCATATTGCTGCATCTCTAATTGGCATAGTTCATTGTAAATGTAGTCAAGCTGCCTGGTGTTCGATCCTTTAGTTTGCACCATAGCTCAAGGTTGGGCTTTAAGACAGCTGCTGTTACTGTTTTCAGCTATGTGatacttttgtccttttttatagAGTACAGTCTGCCAAATCACTTAAGTTTATTCCAGTTATAAGCATCAACTActtgttagctaaattagcctcgtagctccagagCAAAACTAGCGAAGTGAACGTCAAACATCGTGCAAAACTTgacgggggggggggcaagCCCAGCGTTGAAAaggaagtcattcagagtggtttaaagtCAAACAGCTCATTGTTTGCTCCATCTGAGCCACAGTAAACGGCCAGACACTTCCCAGCTTGCTGTTATCTCTGTAAGCGACCCAAAAGATCTGGGGACCAAATGAAACACAGGCTGCGGAGACACGCCGACCTGTGTTTTTAACTGAGAGATAAACACCGTATTGCGCTTCGGGTGCTGGCGAAACCCATGCTGTATATGGTCCATACCACTACTGTTTCAATTTACCCCACTGAGTAGCACTATAGCTCATGCCAGGGGCAGCTGAAACACCAGCCGCAGGTAGAGAGCTCAGAGGGGCTTTTCGTGTTCGGGCAGCGGGGCAGGCTCGGTGGTGCGGCGGCGGTTAGCAGAGCCGTTACTGTGgctgttctctctttttcctggAATCACCCTCCCCCACCACCTGGGACACGTTTACAAAAAAGACAGCTTGTTAAAGGTTTTAACACCCGGGCTGACCGCGGTCTGGTGCCTAAACACCACAAAACACCGCCGACTGAGCTGCAGCCTGTCTCAGTCCGAGCGTCGAGCAGAGCGAGGCGAACACACAGGTTTATTTTCGTCCCACTCGTGGACTCGCACAACATGGCGGAAGCCAGCCGCGCTGAGATGAGAGCCATTTCAGACGATTTTACCGTTCAAACTCACCATTTGATGGCTGTAGGGAATGTTAGCTTCCTGGAAGAAGGCGCTGAGGGCAGTCTGTAACACCAAGGGAGAAAGGGAAAGCGCATTAGTCCAATAAGGCAAAGGCCAGGCGTGTAAACAGGGCTGAACAGCCTGGTCAGTGTCACCCTTCATCTCAATAAGACAACTCCACCAACTTTACCACGCCGACTTCTTCATCTGCCCCCCGCACGGGCAGTGTTTAGGTCCCCGGGCTGCTGAACAGCCCAAGTTAGCGCTTTAAAGTAAGGTCAACTCATAAAATGTCGCACttttcccttcttcttcttcctcctcccgCGGTATTAAAGTTTAATAAGACTCCCAACATAAACAAGTGAGCCTGTGAACGCGTCGAGTGCGTGTAGGGATCCGGCTGATTATACAGCACATAGTCTTCTGACATGCCACACTAAGCGGATCCGCTGGTAGTTACAGCATTAggattagtgtgtgtgtgtgtgtgtgtgtgtgtgtgtgtgtgtgtgtgtgtgttagtaaaCAAACTGCTGCTCTCCTACCTCGAACTGCCAGTGCGCCGCTTGTAGAAGCTGCTTGGCTTGATCTGACGCGCATCCAGCTATCAGAACAAACTGGTTTATCATAACTTGGTGCTTTAGTTCGTCCATCCTATCAATCTGTGTCGACGGTTCTCCTCGGACTCCGTCAAACTCCGCGTAGTCGCTCATACCCTACCCTACTAGCCGTGACCGAAACGTTCAGCCCTGTGCGTCGGTGTCCACGGCGCCCACTGCCGGACAAGTAGCGGCGGTGCAGCCGGTAACTCGTGGAGCGAGTCACATACAGCTAGATATGCATATGAGCAGTGGTGGAcggtaactcagtaaatgtaagtAGTTtttgtactttagtatttttggtgtatctgtactgaagtttctccattactgggcgactttttcctttcacttcactacatttcagagtctaatatccgactttttcctcctacattttgagaaatctgtcgctccttttgttttctgtgtgtataaaaacgtaacatgtcaaaatgaaagaagcgcaaagccagagcaccaatcagggcccagcggtcactttgtttagagctggttttg
Encoded here:
- the ubald1b gene encoding UBA-like domain-containing protein 1b isoform X2, coding for MSDYAEFDGVRGEPSTQIDRMDELKHQVMINQFVLIAGCASDQAKQLLQAAHWQFEMCTPANTPATPPNFPDALAMFSRLRASESFGSSSSPIASMATSPPSYVNWAMGPAAAAGQQGLWTAAQLPSQAATPNWPAAVTQQASSEQPSLAMEAER
- the ubald1b gene encoding UBA-like domain-containing protein 1b isoform X1 yields the protein MSDYAEFDGVRGEPSTQIDRMDELKHQVMINQFVLIAGCASDQAKQLLQAAHWQFETALSAFFQEANIPYSHQMMCTPANTPATPPNFPDALAMFSRLRASESFGSSSSPIASMATSPPSYVNWAMGPAAAAGQQGLWTAAQLPSQAATPNWPAAVTQQASSEQPSLAMEAER